From a single Oncorhynchus nerka isolate Pitt River linkage group LG11, Oner_Uvic_2.0, whole genome shotgun sequence genomic region:
- the LOC115137697 gene encoding SLAM family member 5-like isoform X1 — protein sequence MNHLFRWRRLARLMFMLLYFVINVLCASQQTVQSETQQVKGIVGQSFSFQERVIKTGNLLYEDLDSIANVYPGKEGKITLEKRFENRLRLNNVTKYFTLSDLQIDDAGVYTVENTDEEKKTTIFELTVYNVVSKPQVTECDSSSCSVVCSVDNEKEVTLTLYRGEEILNQTSSPDLTTDLSLHLEVEGKNYNSTYSCVAHNPVSNETVLVPKCCSEHGHPNDADSDGMTLGMVIAVICVLVASGLVGLAIYLRKRGNEHSQDSSKRVQVDIEYATIIPKKRRDNQEERTDIPELESHRTDIPELESRRDNPNLTSVYDILLLHRMAASGDVDTA from the exons tTCTCTGTGCTTCCCAGCAAACAGTCCAGTCTGAGACTCAGCAGGTGAAAGGCATCGTGGGACAGTCTTTCTCTTTTCAAGAGAGGGTGATCAAGACTGGCAATTTACTTTATGAAGACCTTGACAGTATTGCAAATGTGTACCCTGGTAAAGAAGGCAAAATCACCCTTGAGAAGAGATTTGAAAACCGCCTCCGTTTGAACAATGTTACAAAATACTTCACTCTGTCAGACCTTCAGATAGACGATGCTGGGGTTTATACTGTTGAGAATACAGACGAAGAGAAAAAAACAACCATATTTGAGCTCACTGTATACA ATGTTGTTTCCAAACCTCAGGTGACAGAGTGTGACAGCAGctcctgtagtgtagtgtgttctgtggACAATGAAAAAGAGGTGACCTTGACCTTGTACAGGGGAGAGGAAATACTAAACCAGACCAGCAGTCCTGATCTCACCACCGATCTTTCTCTCCATTTGGAGGTAGAGGGAAAGAACTACAACTCCACCTACAGCTGTGTGGCTCACAACCCTGTCAGCAATGAGACAGTTCTTGTCCCAAAATGTTGCAGTGAACATGGTCATCCTAATGATGCAG ACAGTGATGGGATGACTCTGGGTATGGTTATTGCTGTAATCTGCGTTTTGGTTGCCTCTGGGCTGGTTGGACTTGCAATCTATCTAAGGAAGAGGGGAAATGAACACTCACAAG ATTCATCCAAAAGAGTGCAAGTTGACATTGAGTATGCAACAATAATTCCTAAAAAACGAAGAGATAACCAG GAGGAGCGAACAGATATACCGGAATTGGAGTCACACAGAACAGATATACCAGAATTGGAGTCGCGTAGAGACAACCCTAACCTGACATCAGTTTATGATATACTCCTGTTACATCGCATGGCTGCCAGCGGGGATGTTGACACAGCATGA
- the LOC115137697 gene encoding SLAM family member 5-like isoform X2: MNHLFRWRRLARLMFMLLYFVINVLCASQQTVQSETQQVKGIVGQSFSFQERVIKTGNLLYEDLDSIANVYPGKEGKITLEKRFENRLRLNNVTKYFTLSDLQIDDAGVYTVENTDEEKKTTIFELTVYNVVSKPQVTECDSSSCSVVCSVDNEKEVTLTLYRGEEILNQTSSPDLTTDLSLHLEVEGKNYNSTYSCVAHNPVSNETVLVPKCCSEHGHPNDADSDGMTLGMVIAVICVLVASGLVGLAIYLRKRGNEHSQGRRSEQIYRNWSHTEQIYQNWSRVETTLT; the protein is encoded by the exons tTCTCTGTGCTTCCCAGCAAACAGTCCAGTCTGAGACTCAGCAGGTGAAAGGCATCGTGGGACAGTCTTTCTCTTTTCAAGAGAGGGTGATCAAGACTGGCAATTTACTTTATGAAGACCTTGACAGTATTGCAAATGTGTACCCTGGTAAAGAAGGCAAAATCACCCTTGAGAAGAGATTTGAAAACCGCCTCCGTTTGAACAATGTTACAAAATACTTCACTCTGTCAGACCTTCAGATAGACGATGCTGGGGTTTATACTGTTGAGAATACAGACGAAGAGAAAAAAACAACCATATTTGAGCTCACTGTATACA ATGTTGTTTCCAAACCTCAGGTGACAGAGTGTGACAGCAGctcctgtagtgtagtgtgttctgtggACAATGAAAAAGAGGTGACCTTGACCTTGTACAGGGGAGAGGAAATACTAAACCAGACCAGCAGTCCTGATCTCACCACCGATCTTTCTCTCCATTTGGAGGTAGAGGGAAAGAACTACAACTCCACCTACAGCTGTGTGGCTCACAACCCTGTCAGCAATGAGACAGTTCTTGTCCCAAAATGTTGCAGTGAACATGGTCATCCTAATGATGCAG ACAGTGATGGGATGACTCTGGGTATGGTTATTGCTGTAATCTGCGTTTTGGTTGCCTCTGGGCTGGTTGGACTTGCAATCTATCTAAGGAAGAGGGGAAATGAACACTCACAAGGCAG GAGGAGCGAACAGATATACCGGAATTGGAGTCACACAGAACAGATATACCAGAATTGGAGTCGCGTAGAGACAACCCTAACCTGA
- the LOC115137697 gene encoding SLAM family member 5-like isoform X3, with the protein MNHLFRWRRLARLMFMLLYFVINVLCASQQTVQSETQQVKGIVGQSFSFQERVIKTGNLLYEDLDSIANVYPGKEGKITLEKRFENRLRLNNVTKYFTLSDLQIDDAGVYTVENTDEEKKTTIFELTVYNVVSKPQVTECDSSSCSVVCSVDNEKEVTLTLYRGEEILNQTSSPDLTTDLSLHLEVEGKNYNSTYSCVAHNPVSNETVLVPKCCSEHGHPNDADSDGMTLGMVIAVICVLVASGLVGLAIYLRKRGNEHSQGGANRYTGIGVTQNRYTRIGVA; encoded by the exons tTCTCTGTGCTTCCCAGCAAACAGTCCAGTCTGAGACTCAGCAGGTGAAAGGCATCGTGGGACAGTCTTTCTCTTTTCAAGAGAGGGTGATCAAGACTGGCAATTTACTTTATGAAGACCTTGACAGTATTGCAAATGTGTACCCTGGTAAAGAAGGCAAAATCACCCTTGAGAAGAGATTTGAAAACCGCCTCCGTTTGAACAATGTTACAAAATACTTCACTCTGTCAGACCTTCAGATAGACGATGCTGGGGTTTATACTGTTGAGAATACAGACGAAGAGAAAAAAACAACCATATTTGAGCTCACTGTATACA ATGTTGTTTCCAAACCTCAGGTGACAGAGTGTGACAGCAGctcctgtagtgtagtgtgttctgtggACAATGAAAAAGAGGTGACCTTGACCTTGTACAGGGGAGAGGAAATACTAAACCAGACCAGCAGTCCTGATCTCACCACCGATCTTTCTCTCCATTTGGAGGTAGAGGGAAAGAACTACAACTCCACCTACAGCTGTGTGGCTCACAACCCTGTCAGCAATGAGACAGTTCTTGTCCCAAAATGTTGCAGTGAACATGGTCATCCTAATGATGCAG ACAGTGATGGGATGACTCTGGGTATGGTTATTGCTGTAATCTGCGTTTTGGTTGCCTCTGGGCTGGTTGGACTTGCAATCTATCTAAGGAAGAGGGGAAATGAACACTCACAAG GAGGAGCGAACAGATATACCGGAATTGGAGTCACACAGAACAGATATACCAGAATTGGAGTCGCGTAG
- the LOC115137697 gene encoding SLAM family member 5-like isoform X4, which translates to MNHLFRWRRLARLMFMLLYFVINVLCASQQTVQSETQQVKGIVGQSFSFQERVIKTGNLLYEDLDSIANVYPGKEGKITLEKRFENRLRLNNVTKYFTLSDLQIDDAGVYTVENTDEEKKTTIFELTVYNVVSKPQVTECDSSSCSVVCSVDNEKEVTLTLYRGEEILNQTSSPDLTTDLSLHLEVEGKNYNSTYSCVAHNPVSNETVLVPKCCSEHGHPNDADSDGMTLGMVIAVICVLVASGLVGLAIYLRKRGNEHSQGRFIQKSAS; encoded by the exons tTCTCTGTGCTTCCCAGCAAACAGTCCAGTCTGAGACTCAGCAGGTGAAAGGCATCGTGGGACAGTCTTTCTCTTTTCAAGAGAGGGTGATCAAGACTGGCAATTTACTTTATGAAGACCTTGACAGTATTGCAAATGTGTACCCTGGTAAAGAAGGCAAAATCACCCTTGAGAAGAGATTTGAAAACCGCCTCCGTTTGAACAATGTTACAAAATACTTCACTCTGTCAGACCTTCAGATAGACGATGCTGGGGTTTATACTGTTGAGAATACAGACGAAGAGAAAAAAACAACCATATTTGAGCTCACTGTATACA ATGTTGTTTCCAAACCTCAGGTGACAGAGTGTGACAGCAGctcctgtagtgtagtgtgttctgtggACAATGAAAAAGAGGTGACCTTGACCTTGTACAGGGGAGAGGAAATACTAAACCAGACCAGCAGTCCTGATCTCACCACCGATCTTTCTCTCCATTTGGAGGTAGAGGGAAAGAACTACAACTCCACCTACAGCTGTGTGGCTCACAACCCTGTCAGCAATGAGACAGTTCTTGTCCCAAAATGTTGCAGTGAACATGGTCATCCTAATGATGCAG ACAGTGATGGGATGACTCTGGGTATGGTTATTGCTGTAATCTGCGTTTTGGTTGCCTCTGGGCTGGTTGGACTTGCAATCTATCTAAGGAAGAGGGGAAATGAACACTCACAAGGCAG ATTCATCCAAAAGAGTGCAAGTTGA